The Oncorhynchus masou masou isolate Uvic2021 chromosome 6, UVic_Omas_1.1, whole genome shotgun sequence genome has a window encoding:
- the gmppb gene encoding mannose-1-phosphate guanyltransferase beta, which produces MKALILVGGYGTRLRPLTLSVPKPLVEFANKPILLHQVEALVKAGVNHVILAVSYMSDLLEREMRVQEERLGIRISLSHEKEPLGTAGPLALARELLTDNDEPFFVLNSDVICDFPFEDMLKFHKHHGREGTIVVTKVEEPSKYGVVMYEVESGRIHRFVEKPQVFVSNKINAGMYVFSPTMLKRIKLRPTSIEKEIFPFMAEENHLYAMELQGFWMDIGQPKDFLTGMCMYLQSVRQHTPDRLKTGPGFLGNVLVDPTAQIGENCTIGPNVTIGAGVVLEDGVRIKRCTVLKGSRVRSHSWLESCIVGWSSSVGQWVRMENVTVLGEDVIVNDELYLNGANVLPHKSITDSVPEPRIIM; this is translated from the exons ATGAAAGCTCTGATCCTAGTCGGTGGCTATGGGACTCGACTAAGACCTTTAACCCTCAGTGTGCCTAAACCACTGGTGGAGTTTGCCAACAAACCCATCCTTCTGCATCAAGTTGAAGCCCTGGTCAAG GCTGGAGTTAACCATGTGATCCTGGCTGTCAGTTACATGTCCGATCTGTTGGAGCGAGAGATGAGGGTTCAGGAAGAGAGG CTTGGTATTAGAATCTCCCTGTCACATGAGAAGGAACCCCTTGGAACAG ccgggCCTCTTGCTCTGGCCAGAGAGCTGCTAACGGACAACGACGAGCCATTCTTCGTCCTCAACAGTGACGTAATCTGTGACTTCCCCTTCGAGGACATGTTAAAGTTCCACAAGCACCATGGCAGAGAGGGGACCATTGTG GTGACCAAGGTAGAGGAGCCGTCGAAGTATGGCGTGGTGATGTACGAGGTAGAGAGCGGACGCATCCACCGATTTGTGGAGAAACCCCAGGTGTTCGTCTCCAACAAGATCAACGCTGGGATGTACGTCTTTAGCCCAACCATGCTCAAGAGGATCAAG CTCAGGCCCACCTCTATTGAGAAAGAGATCTTCCCGTTCATGGCTGAGGAGAACCATCTCTACGCAATGGAGCTACAGGGGTTCTGGATGGACATTGGTCAGCCTAAGGACTTCCTGACGGGGATGTGTATGTACCTGCAGTCTGTACGACAACACACACCTGACAGACTGAAGACTGGGCCTGGGTTCCTGGGTAACGTGCTGGTG GATCCCACAGCCCAGATAGGGGAGAACTGCACCATCGGGCCCAACGTGACCATCGGGGCGGGGGTGGTGCTGGAGGACGGGGTCAGGATTAAAAGGTGTACGGTACTGAAGGGGTCAAGGGTCAGATCACACTCTTGGCTCGAGTCCTGCATCGTAGGGTGGAGCTCCTCCGTAGGACAGTGG gtGCGTATGGAGAATGTGACCGTCCTCGGGGAGGATGTTATTGTGAACGATGAGCTCTACCTCAACGGTGCCAACGTACTTCCTCACAAGTCCATCACCGACTCAGTGCCTGAACCGCGCATCATCATGTAG